A single window of Flavipsychrobacter sp. DNA harbors:
- a CDS encoding helix-turn-helix domain-containing protein, protein MRSFTPLVYQVYSFNQYCLLFIREGDGLFQIDFKNYGYSSGKAIFLSPGQYFQLLSGHFRIEVLDFPANSVQQVVNSRLLFKHLVSVGYVKVNDFEQLETKQSSVVLLSNAINRWVEQNPFSATMSEVELLFDLKDVVDVKFREPITLKDIAGFLNEAPNRIQSLSKEKLCYTVLQLKQKKILLEAQRKVVFTDMSTKEIAYELGFKDAAYFNKFFKLHTNMAPHEFRCVYEVHGRDSFITDVLTLIDKYYKEKHMLSFYANELCMTPRSFSKKVKQRIGVGMHELISKKIIHESQKMLLQGFSTTTIAYELGFKESNHFSSFFKKHVGITPMHYRASN, encoded by the coding sequence ATGAGATCATTTACTCCTCTTGTTTATCAAGTATACTCTTTTAACCAATATTGCCTCCTTTTCATAAGAGAGGGAGATGGACTATTTCAAATAGATTTTAAGAATTACGGCTATAGCTCCGGTAAAGCCATTTTTCTTTCGCCGGGTCAGTACTTTCAATTGCTATCTGGCCATTTTAGGATAGAAGTTTTAGACTTTCCAGCAAATAGTGTACAGCAAGTGGTAAATTCAAGGCTACTCTTTAAGCATTTAGTTAGTGTAGGGTATGTTAAGGTCAATGATTTTGAACAACTGGAAACAAAACAGTCTTCTGTAGTACTCTTATCAAATGCTATTAACAGATGGGTGGAACAGAATCCATTTTCTGCAACAATGAGTGAAGTAGAATTACTATTTGATTTAAAAGATGTTGTAGATGTGAAATTTAGAGAACCTATAACACTAAAAGATATTGCTGGTTTTCTTAACGAAGCTCCAAATCGCATACAATCATTGTCTAAAGAAAAGTTGTGTTATACAGTATTACAATTAAAGCAAAAAAAGATACTATTAGAAGCACAACGAAAGGTGGTGTTTACAGATATGAGCACTAAGGAAATAGCTTATGAGTTGGGGTTTAAAGATGCAGCATATTTCAATAAATTCTTTAAGCTACATACGAATATGGCACCTCATGAATTTAGATGTGTATATGAAGTGCATGGACGTGATAGTTTTATAACTGATGTGTTAACACTGATAGACAAGTACTATAAGGAAAAACATATGCTTTCGTTCTACGCTAATGAATTGTGCATGACACCAAGGTCGTTTTCCAAGAAGGTAAAGCAAAGAATAGGTGTGGGTATGCATGAGCTGATATCTAAAAAAATAATCCATGAATCCCAAAAAATGTTGCTGCAAGGGTTCAGTACTACTACTATAGCTTATGAATTAGGTTTTAAAGAGTCAAATCATTTCTCTTCATTTTTCAAAAAGCATGTTGGCATTACACCGATGCATTATCGCGCATCGAATTAA